A single Nicotiana tabacum cultivar K326 chromosome 5, ASM71507v2, whole genome shotgun sequence DNA region contains:
- the LOC107804585 gene encoding FAM10 family protein At4g22670 isoform X7: MDATKLNQLKQFVEQCKSDPSLLSDPSLSFFRDYIESLGGNIPPAAGEYKASHAVDESDEEMGDLENETHKTGTAEEEEEPEIIESDVELDESEVVDPDNDEPQQMGDPSVEVTEESRDASQEAKSQAMEAISEGKLEEASELLTKAILLNPTSAIMYATRATVYIKMKKPNAAIRDATAALEINPDSAKGYKSRGIARAMLGQWGEAAKDLHVASKLDYDEEISAVLKKVEPNARKIEEHHKKYERLRKEREDRKIERERLRRKAEAQAAYEKAKKQEESSSRRAGGMPGGFPGGMPGGFPGGMPGGFPGMPGGFPGGMPGGFPGMPGGFPGGMPGGFPGGMPGGSPGGMPGGSPGGMPGGMPGNIDYSKILNDPELMAAFQDPEVMAALQDGRKNPANLAKHQANPKVAPIIAKMMNKFAGPK; encoded by the exons ATGGACGCAACAAAGTTGAATCAACTGAAGCAATTCGTCGAACAGTGCAAGTCCGATCCTTCACTTCTCTCCGAtccttctctttcctttttccgTGATTACATTGAAAG TCTTGGTGGTAATATTCCTCCAGCGGCTGGAGAATACAAAGCG TCTCATGCAGTGGATGAGAGTGATGAAGAAATGGGTGATCTTGAGAATGAGACTCATAAAACAGGGACTGCTGAAGAGGAAGAGGAGCCTGAGATAATTGAATCTGATGTTGAACTTGATGAGAGTGAGGTTGTGGACCCTGACAATGATGAGCCACAACAG ATGGGAGACCCCTCTGTGGAGGTTACTGAGGAAAGCCGTGATGCTTCTCAAGAGGCCAAATCTCAGGCCATGGAAGCAATTTCTGAAG GTAAGCTAGAAGAAGCAAGTGAACTTTTGACAAAGGCAATTCTCCTCAACCCTACTTCAGCAATTATGTATGCTACCAGAG CCACAGTATACATCAAAATGAAGAAACCAAATGCAGCCATACGAGATGCAACTGCAGCCTTAGAG ATCAACCCAGATTCAGCTAAAGGATATAAATCACGTGGCATTGCACGAGCCATGCTTGGACAATGGGGTGAAGCAGCCAAAGATCTTCATGTGGCCTCCAAGCTAGACTACGATGAGGAAATAAGTGCTGTGCTTAAGAAG GTTGAGCCTAATGCACGTAAAATTGAAGAGCACCACAAGAAGTATGAAAGGCTGCGTAAAGAACGAGAAGATAGAAAGATTGAGCGTGAGAGACTACGAAGAAAGGCTGAAGCTCAG GCTGCTTATGAAAAGGCCAAGAAGCAAGAAGAATCATCATCAAGGAGAGCTGGTGGCATGCCTGGGGGCTTCCCTGGTGGCATGCCTGGGGGCTTCCCTGGAGGCATGCCCGGGGGCTTCCCTGGTATGCCCGGAGGCTTCCCTGGTGGCATGCCCGGGGGCTTCCCTGGTATGCCCGGAGGATTCCCTGGAGGCATGCCTGGGGGCTTCCCTGGAGGTATGCCGGGGGGCTCCCCTGGAGGCATGCCCGGAGGCTCCCCTGGGGGCATGCCTGGAGGAATGCCCGGTAATATTGACTACAGCAAAATATTGAAT GACCCTGAACTAATGGCTGCATTCCAGGACCCAGAAGTCATGGCTGCGCTACAAGATG
- the LOC107804585 gene encoding FAM10 family protein At4g22670 isoform X6: protein MDATKLNQLKQFVEQCKSDPSLLSDPSLSFFRDYIESLGGNIPPAAGEYKAKSHAVDESDEEMGDLENETHKTGTAEEEEEPEIIESDVELDESEVVDPDNDEPQQMGDPSVEVTEESRDASQEAKSQAMEAISEGKLEEASELLTKAILLNPTSAIMYATRATVYIKMKKPNAAIRDATAALEINPDSAKGYKSRGIARAMLGQWGEAAKDLHVASKLDYDEEISAVLKKVEPNARKIEEHHKKYERLRKEREDRKIERERLRRKAEAQAAYEKAKKQEESSSRRAGGMPGGFPGGMPGGFPGGMPGGFPGMPGGFPGGMPGGFPGMPGGFPGGMPGGFPGGMPGGSPGGMPGGSPGGMPGGMPGNIDYSKILNDPELMAAFQDPEVMAALQDGRKNPANLAKHQANPKVAPIIAKMMNKFAGPK, encoded by the exons ATGGACGCAACAAAGTTGAATCAACTGAAGCAATTCGTCGAACAGTGCAAGTCCGATCCTTCACTTCTCTCCGAtccttctctttcctttttccgTGATTACATTGAAAG TCTTGGTGGTAATATTCCTCCAGCGGCTGGAGAATACAAAGCG AAGTCTCATGCAGTGGATGAGAGTGATGAAGAAATGGGTGATCTTGAGAATGAGACTCATAAAACAGGGACTGCTGAAGAGGAAGAGGAGCCTGAGATAATTGAATCTGATGTTGAACTTGATGAGAGTGAGGTTGTGGACCCTGACAATGATGAGCCACAACAG ATGGGAGACCCCTCTGTGGAGGTTACTGAGGAAAGCCGTGATGCTTCTCAAGAGGCCAAATCTCAGGCCATGGAAGCAATTTCTGAAG GTAAGCTAGAAGAAGCAAGTGAACTTTTGACAAAGGCAATTCTCCTCAACCCTACTTCAGCAATTATGTATGCTACCAGAG CCACAGTATACATCAAAATGAAGAAACCAAATGCAGCCATACGAGATGCAACTGCAGCCTTAGAG ATCAACCCAGATTCAGCTAAAGGATATAAATCACGTGGCATTGCACGAGCCATGCTTGGACAATGGGGTGAAGCAGCCAAAGATCTTCATGTGGCCTCCAAGCTAGACTACGATGAGGAAATAAGTGCTGTGCTTAAGAAG GTTGAGCCTAATGCACGTAAAATTGAAGAGCACCACAAGAAGTATGAAAGGCTGCGTAAAGAACGAGAAGATAGAAAGATTGAGCGTGAGAGACTACGAAGAAAGGCTGAAGCTCAG GCTGCTTATGAAAAGGCCAAGAAGCAAGAAGAATCATCATCAAGGAGAGCTGGTGGCATGCCTGGGGGCTTCCCTGGTGGCATGCCTGGGGGCTTCCCTGGAGGCATGCCCGGGGGCTTCCCTGGTATGCCCGGAGGCTTCCCTGGTGGCATGCCCGGGGGCTTCCCTGGTATGCCCGGAGGATTCCCTGGAGGCATGCCTGGGGGCTTCCCTGGAGGTATGCCGGGGGGCTCCCCTGGAGGCATGCCCGGAGGCTCCCCTGGGGGCATGCCTGGAGGAATGCCCGGTAATATTGACTACAGCAAAATATTGAAT GACCCTGAACTAATGGCTGCATTCCAGGACCCAGAAGTCATGGCTGCGCTACAAGATG